In Leptospira perdikensis, a single genomic region encodes these proteins:
- a CDS encoding phasin-related domain-containing protein: MEKQIMDILNAGIGLFQSGKEGLEKAKTQLETTYNELVSKGALDNTEDSVKIRQSVDKILTDIKEFSSVAGKNYDETRSKIVDNYNKIAEEIKAKMPEGKIESVKAKINEVAESIKKTGAVKA; the protein is encoded by the coding sequence ATGGAAAAACAAATCATGGACATTCTTAACGCAGGTATCGGACTTTTCCAATCAGGAAAAGAAGGTCTTGAAAAAGCAAAAACTCAGTTGGAAACAACTTATAACGAATTAGTATCCAAAGGTGCTTTGGACAACACGGAAGATTCTGTAAAGATTCGCCAATCCGTTGACAAAATCCTAACAGACATTAAAGAATTCTCTAGTGTTGCTGGAAAAAACTACGACGAAACTCGTTCTAAAATCGTAGACAACTACAACAAAATTGCAGAAGAAATCAAAGCAAAAATGCCTGAAGGAAAAATCGAATCCGTAAAAGCAAAAATCAATGAAGTTGCGGAATCTATCAAAAAAACAGGTGCTGTAAAAGCATAA